Part of the Acidimicrobiales bacterium genome, CGTACACCGTCATCGGTCATCGGATTGTTCACGCAGAACGGGTCGACGATGGATTCGCCCATCGCCGCCATCGACACGATGCATCGGAACGGGTCACGGTCGGTGATGACGAAGCGTGCTTCGGGGAACACCGTTGCGAAGGAGTCGATGTGTCGCCCGATCTGGGGTGCCTTCAGCACCAGAAATCCGCCGGGCTCCACCGGGTGCTTCCACAACAGGAGCTGGACCACGCGTCGGTAGTTCTCGTAGGAACGGCGCTGATCTTCGAGCGCCAGGAAGTCGGCCCATGCCGGCATGCACAGGCCAGCAGCGCCCCCCAGCATCGAGACACCATCGATGAATCCCCACACGCACTCTTCGGGTTCGTCGGCGTTGACCCAGTGCATGCGTTCGAGCAGTGATCCCCGGAGCTTGTCGACGGACTGCTGCACCATCTCGATCCGTGGGTCGGTGTCGAAGGTCGCGGTCTGCGGCGGTGGCAGCGGTTCCATCAACTCCCACCGCAGCAAGGAGCGTCCGTGTCGATGGGTGGCGAGCAGATTGTGGAGGAGTGTCGTGCCGCTCCGTTCGAGTCCGGTGATGTAGAGAATCGGTGGGAGAGCGACCTCGGCGATCTCGGGATGG contains:
- a CDS encoding sulfotransferase; translation: MDTGSVQGILDEASRQTGLDDFGDDWFLAPLAAWVNDLAQDNLTDFGRRFLRSLAVRDVARRLRVIATLDAHPEIAEVALPPILYITGLERSGTTLLHNLLATHRHGRSLLRWELMEPLPPPQTATFDTDPRIEMVQQSVDKLRGSLLERMHWVNADEPEECVWGFIDGVSMLGGAAGLCMPAWADFLALEDQRRSYENYRRVVQLLLWKHPVEPGGFLVLKAPQIGRHIDSFATVFPEARFVITDRDPFRCIVSMAAMGESIVDPFCVNNPMTDDGVRGRVIQAGVEPKLAALHAFTDTSKEGPTHVAYPALVSDPSAVVSDVFGAADIAFDDDDAAGIDAFLDAQRAGRRSSPPAELATMGYEHDQVLASAPIRSYCDRFAIEPERTRLTGA